The Salvia splendens isolate huo1 chromosome 21, SspV2, whole genome shotgun sequence genome includes a window with the following:
- the LOC121784740 gene encoding nicotinamidase 1-like, whose translation MVSPQAIQVLQNELPLEQENLLLSGEVKTGLVLVDIVNGFCTVGSGNLAPQAPDAQIAGMVDESVRLARGFCEKRWPIYAFLDTHHPDVPEPPYPPHCIAGTDESKLVPSLQWLENEPNVILRCKDCIDGFIGSLEKDGTNAFVDWVKTNGIKAILVVGICTDICVLDFVCSALSARNRGLISPLEDVVVYSRGCATFDLPIDVARDMKGALAHPQDLMHHVGLYMAKGRGAKVVSEVVFGV comes from the exons atggttTCTCCTCAGGCAATACAAGTTTTGCAAAATGAGCTACCGTTGGAGCAGGAAAATCTACTTCTCTCCGGTGAAGTCAAGACCGGTTTGGTGCTTGTCGACATTGTTAATGGCTTTTGCACCGTTGGTTCTGGAAATCTC GCACCACAAGCTCCTGATGCTCAGATTGCTGGAATGGTTGATGAATCGGTGAGGCTTGCTAGAGGGTTCTGTGAGAAGAGGTGGCCTATATATGCGTTTCTCGATACTCATCATCCGGATGTTCCGGAGCCTCCTTATCCTCCTCACTGCATTGCTGGAACGGATGAATCGAAACTGGTTCCTT CATTACAGTGGCTGGAAAATGAACCGAATGTGATATTGCGATGCAAGGACTGTATTGATGGATTTATTGGTTCTTTGGAAAAGGATGGAACGAATGCTTTTGTGGATTGGGTGAAAACAAATGGGATCAAAGCT ATACTGGTTGTAGGGATTTGCACAGACATTTGTGTCCTTGATTTTGTGTGCTCAGCCCTGTCTGCTAGAAACCGTGGACTGATTTCTCCATTAGAGGATGTAGTTGTGTATTCACGTGGTTGTGCTACTTTCGATCTTCCAATAGATGTTGCCAGAGATATGAAAGGGGCTCTAGCTCATCCACAG GACCTAATGCATCATGTTGGGCTTTACATGGCCAAAGGCAGAGGAGCGAAGGTGGTTTCGGAAGttgtttttggtgtataa
- the LOC121784738 gene encoding protein ecdysoneless homolog, with protein sequence MAAGTSSSSSIFSRKNSRPRPPDDTVFYSIYPDSCLSSSSAEDLHSLHLQILNYVQPLTAPYIWQHQPFSLSITPAPVPHLSGHLRFGDNLEDEWFVVHILFEISKKFPSLSIRVWDSDGEFLLIECAFHLPKWLNPETSTNRVFLRSGRLHILPPSSFRETPNLEDALRFLANQDGKDSSKSDPDAVQLHLNKKISEYPEHAYRNVHKVRVLVPVSVAWVLRHEPCLISLSVEGFYDRDIDSMKYAARMERLLPRGKQEEMVEVVVRMSKAMYAQLVQQKFQAPACYPMPERSNVAKYLEAELGMKIACGFEMMYQMRKKQGIEGKGSTWEAFRESLESSGYFKGLLPGSNEYKTLLEKAEGYYQNSSLYSRASEVLSEPVKRMDEILALPHSADGFKSLELPPSDDDSWLYGGEDELNAALQERQKEMDFFNSKQKKKHKSKEQEDQGLASGQDVDEYDLGGIAKSMQSFIEKMSSYKGAELPDDMNLEDVDLDVDQFMKDMESVMGLRGSDKNDSDIDLEEGSSSDLDFDDYEEGSEHADDTDEDGENEFIHSYSDALNKELKATTLDKTFVHANEESSKKKDEGTSNVDDEMEELTPVDVDFNLVKNFLESYSSQEGLSGPASNLLGLMGLRLPDDVGKGK encoded by the exons ATGGCAGCTGGTACTTCTTCCTCTTCGTCAATTTTCTCTCGCAAGAACTCCCGCCCGCGCCCGCCTGATGACACCGTCTTCTACTCCATCTACCCGGACTCATGCCTCTCTTCCTCCTCCGCCGAAGACCTCCACTCTCTCCATCTCCAAATCCTCAACTATGTCCAACCGCTAACCGCTCCATACATCTGGCAGCACCAGCCCTTTTCTCTTTCCATAACCCCCGCACCCGTCCCTCACCTCTCCGGCCACCTCCGCTTCGGCGACAATCTCGAAGACGAGTGGTTCGTTGTTCACATCCTCTTCGAAATCTCCAAAAAATTCCCCAGTTTATCCATCCGCGTTTGGGATTCCGACGGCGAGTTTCTCTTGATTGAGTGTGCATTTCACTTGCCGAAATGGCTCAATCCGGAGACCTCGACCAACCGCGTCTTCCTCCGCAGTGGCCGCCTCCATATACTCCCGCCGTCGAGCTTCCGGGAGACTCCTAACCTGGAGGACGCTTTGCGATTTTTAGCGAACCAAGACggcaaagattcctcaaaaagtGACCCAGATGCTGTTCAGTTGCACTTGAACAAGAAAATCAGTGAGTATCCGGAGCATGCTTATAGAAACGTCCACAAAGTGAGAGTCTTAGTGCCGGTTTCCGTGGCTTGGGTGCTGAGGCATGAGCCCTGCTTGATATCATTGTCGGTTGAGGGGTTTTATGATAGGGACATTGATAGTATGAAGTATGCTGCCAGAATGGAGAGGCTTCTACCGAGGGGGAAGCAGGAGGAGATGGTGGAGGTGGTTGTGAGGATGTCTAAGGCAATGTATGCTCAGTTGGTGCAGCAGAAGTTTCAGGCTCCCGCTTGCTATCCAATGCCGGAGAGGAGTAATGTTGCCAAGTATTTGGAGGCAGAGCTCGGGATGAAGATCGCTTGTGGGTTTGAGATGATGTATCAAATGAGAAAGAAGCAGGGGATTGAAGGGAAGGGGAGCACATGGGAAGCCTTTAGGGAGAGTTTGGAGAGTAGCGGTTATTTTAAGGGGTTGTTGCCTGGTTCAAACGAATACAAAACCTTGCTGGAGAAGGCAGAGGGGTACTATCAAAATAGTTCTTTGTATTCTAGAGCCAG TGAGGTATTGAGTGAACCTGTGAAACGCATGGACGAAATTCTTGCCCTTCCACATTCAGCTGATGGTTTCAAGAGTCTGGAGCTTCCTCCATCGGATGATGACTCATGGCTTTATGGAGGAGAAGATGAACTGAATGCTGCTCTTCAGGAAAGGCAAAAGGAGATGgactttttcaattcaaaacaaaaaaagaaacataAGTCTAAAGAGCAGGAAGACCAGGGTTTAGCATCTGGCCAAGATGTTGATGAGTATGATCTTGGGGGGATTGCTAAATCCATGCAGTCATTTATTGAGAAAATGTCAAGCTACAAGGGAGCTGAGCTTCCAGATGACAT GAACTTGGAAGATGTGGATTTGGATGTTGATCAGTTTATGAAAGACATGGAATCAGTAATGGGACTTCGTGGTTCTGACAAAAATGACAGTGATATTGACCTCGAAGAAGGATCATCATCAGATCTTGATTTTG ATGACTATGAAGAAGGGAGTGAGCATGCAGATGATACTGATGAAGATGGAGAGAATGAGTTCATACATTCCTATTCAGATGCCCTAAACAAGGAACTGAAGGCTACTACACTGGATAAAACCTTTGTTCATGCCAATGAAGAGAGCTCTAAGAAGAAAGATGAG GGAACGTCGAATGTGGATGATGAGATGGAAGAGTTAACTCCGGTGGATGTAGATTTCAACCTAGTAAAGAATTTCCTCGAATCCTATTCTTCTCAGGAAGGACTGTCGGGCCCTGCCTCCAATCTTCTCGGGCTTATGGGTTTAAGGTTGCCGGATGATGTTGGCAAAGGCAAATGA